The Solibacillus sp. FSL W7-1436 genome window below encodes:
- a CDS encoding DsrE/DsrF/DrsH-like family protein → MEKKRTTIVLFSGDYDKAMAAYIIANGAAAYDHEVTIFHTFWGINALRKQEPVEVKKGFSEKMFAKMMPRGAEQLGLSKMQMAGMGPKMIKHVMEKHNALTLTQLIEMAQEQDIKIVTCTMTMDLLGLQKEELLDGIEYAGVAAYLADAEDGNVNLFI, encoded by the coding sequence ATGGAAAAGAAAAGAACAACAATCGTTTTATTTAGTGGAGATTATGATAAGGCCATGGCGGCTTACATTATTGCAAATGGTGCAGCAGCGTATGATCATGAAGTAACGATTTTCCATACATTCTGGGGAATTAACGCATTACGCAAGCAAGAGCCTGTTGAAGTGAAAAAAGGCTTTTCAGAAAAAATGTTTGCCAAAATGATGCCACGTGGTGCAGAGCAATTAGGTCTATCTAAAATGCAAATGGCAGGTATGGGTCCTAAAATGATTAAGCACGTAATGGAAAAGCATAATGCCTTAACATTGACACAATTAATCGAAATGGCACAAGAACAAGACATTAAAATTGTAACTTGTACGATGACAATGGATTTACTTGGCTTACAAAAAGAAGAGTTATTAGATGGCATCGAATATGCGGGGGTAGCTGCCTATTTAGCAGACGCAGAAGATGGCAACGTAAACTTATTTATTTAA
- a CDS encoding rhodanese-like domain-containing protein has translation MKSISTTELQAKIEAGEAVNLIDVREIGEVEAGHIPGITHIPLGLLEFRMHELNKNEHYYMVCRSGGRSGQATQFLESQGFNVTNMTGGMLDWAGEIE, from the coding sequence ATGAAATCCATTTCAACAACAGAATTACAAGCGAAAATTGAAGCTGGTGAAGCAGTTAACTTAATCGACGTGCGTGAAATAGGAGAAGTTGAAGCAGGCCATATTCCTGGTATTACACATATTCCCCTTGGTTTATTGGAATTCCGTATGCATGAATTAAATAAAAACGAGCATTACTACATGGTATGCCGTTCAGGTGGTCGCAGCGGTCAAGCAACACAGTTCCTTGAGTCCCAAGGATTTAACGTAACGAACATGACAGGTGGCATGTTAGATTGGGCTGGAGAGATAGAGTAA
- a CDS encoding sulfurtransferase TusA family protein, with product MIKADVKLDAKGLACPMPIVKAKKAMQGLEDGQVLEVVATDKGSKADLAAWAKTVGHQYIGTTEEGDVLYHYIRKCNPETSAAAEKTFEQTATNEEAIAAGATILDVREAAEYAFGHIPGAKSIPMGELADRMGELNHDEVIYVICRTGTRSDMAAKQLAEAGFTKVYNVLPGMTGYEGELQKEVE from the coding sequence ATGATTAAAGCAGACGTAAAATTAGACGCAAAAGGTTTAGCTTGTCCAATGCCAATCGTGAAAGCGAAAAAGGCAATGCAAGGCTTAGAAGATGGTCAAGTATTAGAGGTAGTGGCAACTGATAAAGGATCAAAGGCGGATCTAGCAGCTTGGGCAAAAACAGTTGGGCACCAATATATCGGTACTACTGAAGAAGGCGACGTTTTATATCATTACATCCGCAAATGTAATCCTGAAACGAGTGCAGCAGCTGAAAAAACATTCGAACAAACAGCGACAAATGAAGAAGCGATCGCAGCAGGCGCAACGATTTTAGACGTGCGTGAAGCAGCGGAGTACGCATTCGGCCACATCCCAGGTGCAAAATCAATCCCAATGGGTGAGCTTGCAGACCGTATGGGTGAATTAAATCATGACGAAGTCATTTACGTGATTTGCCGTACAGGTACGCGTTCAGACATGGCAGCAAAACAACTGGCTGAAGCAGGATTTACAAAAGTATACAACGTCTTGCCTGGAATGACAGGTTATGAAGGCGAATTACAGAAAGAGGTAGAGTAA
- a CDS encoding DsrE/DsrF/DrsH-like family protein, producing the protein MTNKVAIIAANGGLFDAYKVFNIATAAAASEKEVEIFFTFEGLNLIHKQGMHALEMPAGKEHFAEGFKNAQVPAIPQLVEMAQELGVKFVACQMTMDVMGLTKEDFVDGIEVGGAVTFLEYAKDAAPTLTF; encoded by the coding sequence ATGACAAACAAAGTAGCAATCATCGCAGCGAACGGCGGACTTTTCGATGCGTATAAAGTATTCAATATCGCAACGGCAGCAGCAGCTTCTGAAAAGGAAGTAGAAATTTTCTTCACATTCGAAGGCTTAAACTTAATCCACAAGCAAGGTATGCATGCATTAGAAATGCCAGCAGGTAAAGAGCATTTTGCCGAAGGCTTTAAAAATGCACAAGTACCAGCCATTCCACAATTAGTAGAAATGGCTCAGGAACTAGGTGTGAAATTTGTAGCTTGCCAAATGACAATGGACGTAATGGGCTTAACGAAAGAAGACTTCGTAGATGGCATCGAAGTTGGTGGCGCCGTAACTTTCCTAGAATATGCAAAAGACGCAGCACCAACATTAACTTTTTAA
- a CDS encoding MBL fold metallo-hydrolase yields MTVTAWTAAQVARKVIDNKELFILDVRNADAFEDWKIDGHKFEYLNIPYFELLDGVEEILPQIPADKEVLVVCAKEGSSIMVADMLSEAGREVGYLEGGMKSWSMYLEPIKVGDLANGGELYQFVRLGKGCLSYMVISEGEAAIIDAVRFTEVFTKFAEEKGVEIKHVFDTHLHADHISGGRHIAEATGATYYLPPKDAEEVVFDYAPLEDGLKVQLGASEIEVGALYSPGHTIGSTSFVVDGQYLLTGDILFIDSIGRPDLAGLAEDWVGDLRETLYSRYRTLAEDLIVLPAHFMIIDELNEDGTVAKRLGDLFAENHGLNVEDEAVFRSMVTDNLPPQPNAYQEIRHVNMGKITPDNDEQTEMEIGPNRCAVR; encoded by the coding sequence ATGACAGTAACAGCATGGACAGCGGCTCAAGTAGCACGCAAAGTAATTGATAATAAAGAATTATTCATTTTAGACGTTCGTAATGCAGATGCATTTGAAGACTGGAAAATTGACGGTCACAAATTCGAGTATTTAAACATTCCTTACTTCGAATTATTAGACGGTGTAGAAGAAATTTTACCACAAATTCCTGCCGACAAAGAGGTATTGGTTGTTTGTGCAAAAGAAGGTTCTTCCATCATGGTAGCAGATATGTTATCTGAAGCAGGTCGCGAAGTTGGCTACTTAGAAGGTGGTATGAAATCTTGGTCAATGTACCTTGAACCAATTAAAGTCGGGGATCTTGCAAACGGCGGTGAACTTTACCAGTTCGTACGCTTAGGTAAAGGCTGTCTTTCTTACATGGTGATTTCTGAAGGCGAAGCAGCGATCATCGACGCAGTACGCTTCACAGAAGTATTCACAAAGTTCGCTGAAGAAAAAGGCGTAGAAATTAAGCATGTATTCGATACACACTTACACGCAGACCACATCTCAGGCGGTCGTCATATCGCTGAAGCTACTGGTGCAACATACTACTTACCACCGAAAGACGCAGAGGAAGTTGTATTTGACTACGCACCACTTGAAGACGGTTTAAAAGTACAATTAGGTGCTTCTGAAATCGAAGTAGGCGCACTTTATTCACCTGGTCACACAATCGGTTCAACATCATTTGTCGTCGACGGTCAATACTTATTAACAGGTGACATCTTATTCATCGATTCAATCGGTCGTCCAGACTTAGCAGGACTTGCTGAAGACTGGGTTGGTGACTTACGCGAAACATTATATTCTCGCTACCGCACATTAGCAGAAGACTTAATCGTTTTACCAGCTCACTTTATGATCATTGACGAGCTAAACGAAGACGGTACAGTTGCAAAACGCCTTGGTGATTTATTTGCTGAAAACCACGGGCTAAACGTGGAGGACGAAGCAGTATTCCGCTCAATGGTAACAGATAACTTACCACCACAACCAAATGCTTATCAGGAAATTCGCCACGTTAACATGGGTAAAATTACACCTGATAACGACGAGCAAACGGAAATGGAGATTGGTCCAAACCGTTGCGCAGTACGCTAA
- a CDS encoding sulfurtransferase TusA family protein: MNITQTLDAKGLACPMPIVKTKKAIDKINSGEVLEVLVTDKGALNDFKAWAGAGGHTIIEQKEEAGVLYFYIQKA, from the coding sequence ATGAATATTACACAAACATTAGATGCAAAAGGCTTAGCATGTCCAATGCCAATCGTAAAAACGAAAAAGGCAATCGATAAAATTAACTCTGGTGAAGTACTTGAAGTTTTAGTAACAGATAAAGGCGCATTAAACGATTTCAAAGCATGGGCAGGTGCAGGCGGCCACACAATCATAGAACAAAAAGAAGAAGCAGGCGTGCTTTACTTCTACATTCAAAAAGCATAA
- a CDS encoding sulfite exporter TauE/SafE family protein, translated as MDLSIMYIAVIFGLGFIGSFISGMLGVGGSIIKYPMLLYIPPLFGLAAFTAHEVSGISAVQVLFASIAGVWAYRKSGLLHKELIIYMGASILVGSFIGSYGSGFLSENAVNIVYGMLAVIAAIMMFIPRKKVEDTTNITFNKPLAVSLALIVGIASGIVGAAGGFLLVPILLTVLKIPTRVTIATSLAITFISSIGGSVGKVMTGQVEYWPAFIMIIASILAAPLGAKVGQKMNVKVLQWLLAVMIAGTAVKIWMDILG; from the coding sequence ATGGATTTATCTATCATGTATATCGCCGTAATTTTTGGGCTTGGCTTTATCGGTTCATTTATTTCAGGGATGTTAGGTGTCGGTGGTTCAATTATTAAATATCCGATGCTGTTATATATTCCACCACTATTTGGTTTAGCAGCGTTTACGGCACATGAAGTATCTGGCATTAGTGCCGTTCAAGTACTGTTCGCATCGATTGCGGGAGTTTGGGCTTATCGTAAAAGCGGATTACTGCATAAAGAGTTAATCATTTATATGGGGGCTTCAATTTTAGTTGGTAGTTTTATTGGTAGTTACGGCTCGGGCTTCTTATCGGAGAATGCGGTTAATATTGTATACGGAATGTTAGCTGTGATTGCGGCTATTATGATGTTTATTCCGCGTAAAAAAGTGGAGGACACAACAAATATTACGTTTAATAAACCGTTAGCGGTAAGCTTAGCGTTAATCGTCGGCATTGCATCAGGGATTGTCGGTGCAGCAGGTGGCTTCTTATTAGTACCGATTTTGTTAACGGTGCTTAAAATTCCAACACGTGTTACAATTGCGACAAGTTTAGCTATTACGTTTATTTCATCAATCGGTGGTTCAGTTGGTAAAGTGATGACGGGTCAAGTTGAGTACTGGCCAGCATTCATTATGATCATTGCGAGTATTTTAGCGGCGCCACTGGGGGCAAAAGTAGGCCAAAAGATGAATGTCAAAGTATTACAATGGTTATTAGCAGTTATGATCGCAGGTACTGCAGTTAAAATTTGGATGGATATATTAGGATAA
- a CDS encoding ATP-dependent DNA ligase has protein sequence MTKIKPIKPFEPIVTEIIPNDDNWIGQVKWDGTRILVYSSDKNIQIFNRNLNERSKQYPELMTPQEYSNTKNFIIDGEVIAFKDGVPSFYEVMKRDKIKNIEKNKELIENTPIVYMVFDLLSINNKWITNLPLIERQKILKEMIIPNSHVQVVENFSDTEALFDACIENDLEGAVFKDINSTYIINGKDNRWLKKKKNQDIVAIVGGVTLNGSLVKSLHLGLYNENKQLVYIGSVGTGKLTKEDWLQFTVGINSFIRNNSPFENFISKDSVWIEPLITVKVHFLEWINGKKLRQPVIEAFVSINPEECKLIFD, from the coding sequence ATGACAAAAATAAAGCCGATAAAACCTTTTGAACCTATTGTTACAGAGATAATTCCTAATGATGATAATTGGATTGGACAAGTGAAGTGGGATGGAACTAGAATTTTGGTTTATTCATCTGATAAAAACATACAAATTTTCAACCGGAACTTAAATGAACGTTCAAAACAGTACCCTGAGTTAATGACTCCACAAGAGTACTCCAATACTAAGAATTTTATTATTGATGGCGAAGTAATAGCTTTTAAAGATGGTGTTCCATCATTTTATGAGGTTATGAAAAGAGATAAAATTAAAAACATTGAGAAAAACAAAGAACTTATTGAGAATACACCGATTGTTTATATGGTTTTTGATCTGCTATCAATTAATAATAAATGGATTACAAACCTACCACTAATTGAACGACAAAAAATCTTAAAAGAAATGATTATTCCAAATAGCCATGTACAAGTTGTAGAGAACTTTTCTGATACTGAAGCACTCTTCGATGCCTGTATAGAAAATGACTTGGAGGGCGCAGTTTTCAAAGATATAAATAGCACTTATATTATAAATGGTAAAGATAACAGATGGCTAAAGAAAAAGAAAAATCAAGATATAGTTGCTATAGTTGGAGGTGTAACCTTAAATGGCTCATTAGTAAAATCTCTTCACTTAGGATTATATAATGAAAATAAACAATTAGTTTATATAGGTAGTGTTGGCACTGGAAAGTTAACAAAGGAAGACTGGTTGCAGTTTACTGTAGGAATAAATTCATTTATTAGGAATAATTCCCCTTTTGAAAACTTTATTAGTAAAGATAGTGTTTGGATAGAACCATTAATTACTGTGAAAGTTCACTTTCTTGAATGGATTAATGGAAAAAAGTTAAGACAACCAGTTATCGAAGCTTTTGTATCAATAAATCCTGAAGAATGTAAATTAATTTTCGATTAG
- the ligD gene encoding non-homologous end-joining DNA ligase encodes MGFNSQNENFLVGLKKDDAIVQIGTFSKGMKTNEKDSLIQSIIKNEKRRENGNILIEPGICVKLFFKTIKENELINPIFNSFQLEISWENCTWDRLIIDNTLVEGGMKLTHSKKTLWKTPYINKEGFLSYLIQVSSYMLPFLERRTLTTIRYPHGIPGDFFYQKNCPDYAPSSILTKSVEGINYIVCNELSTLLWLGNQLAIEYHIPFQTIDSLKPSEIVFDLDPPSKGDFHLAIKAALEMKKIFDSLEIRSYPKLSGNKGLQIHIPIKVNSLTYEDTRIFMYFIAKYLIEKFPDDFTIERLKKKRNGKLYIDYLQHAEGKTIISPYSTRGQENATVAAPLYWEEVNGNLRIEKFNIPFVLDRLSKVKCPMDDFFIQENANLLEIISTLKVNL; translated from the coding sequence TTGGGTTTTAATAGTCAGAATGAAAATTTCCTGGTTGGTTTAAAGAAAGATGATGCTATTGTTCAAATTGGTACCTTTTCAAAGGGAATGAAAACAAACGAAAAAGATTCTTTAATCCAATCCATTATTAAGAATGAAAAGAGAAGAGAAAATGGAAATATCTTAATCGAACCAGGAATATGTGTAAAATTATTTTTTAAAACGATAAAGGAAAATGAGTTAATAAATCCTATATTTAATTCATTTCAACTAGAGATTAGCTGGGAGAATTGTACATGGGACAGATTAATTATAGATAATACACTAGTTGAAGGTGGAATGAAGTTAACTCACTCTAAAAAAACTTTATGGAAGACACCTTATATTAATAAAGAAGGGTTTCTATCTTACTTAATTCAGGTTTCTTCGTATATGTTACCATTTTTAGAAAGACGAACTTTAACTACTATTCGTTATCCACATGGTATACCTGGTGATTTCTTTTATCAAAAGAATTGTCCAGATTATGCACCTAGCTCAATATTGACGAAATCAGTAGAGGGCATAAATTATATAGTTTGTAATGAATTATCAACTTTACTCTGGCTAGGTAACCAACTTGCAATTGAATATCATATTCCATTTCAAACAATTGATTCATTAAAACCATCAGAAATTGTTTTCGACTTAGATCCGCCAAGTAAGGGGGATTTTCACTTGGCAATAAAAGCAGCATTAGAAATGAAGAAAATTTTCGACAGCTTGGAAATAAGAAGTTACCCAAAACTCTCTGGTAATAAAGGTCTGCAAATTCATATACCAATTAAGGTAAATTCTCTTACGTATGAGGATACTCGAATTTTCATGTACTTTATAGCGAAATATTTAATCGAAAAATTTCCTGATGATTTTACAATTGAAAGGTTAAAGAAAAAACGAAATGGTAAACTTTACATCGATTATCTGCAACATGCAGAAGGGAAAACAATTATATCCCCTTACTCAACCCGTGGACAAGAAAATGCCACAGTTGCTGCACCCCTTTATTGGGAAGAAGTGAACGGAAATTTAAGAATAGAGAAATTCAATATTCCATTTGTACTTGATCGACTTTCAAAAGTTAAATGTCCAATGGATGATTTTTTTATACAGGAGAATGCAAATCTATTAGAAATTATTTCTACTTTAAAGGTAAATCTTTAG
- the ligD gene encoding DNA ligase D, whose translation MKIKNWKHVNVILTKFDQSNGFLNGAIYKEDMLLEIVSFKHGLSEEESKTLIAFFKTNGTLVTKSIFEITPSICVSVACIDFDGSKLREPRFHSFQHHLEVSDCNWHQMHRQLNPIPEKVTVTSPDKPVFPATNITKDDYLYYLQTVAPMMLPFLKDRLLTVIRYPHGVPGESFYQKNYPDKLPDFMKTKLVDDTHFILCNNIESLLWLGNQLALEFHIPFQPVTTEQPTEIVFDLDPPSVEEFGMAVDAALKFKSILDYFELTSFVKTSGGKGMQIYIPLPLNTFSYEETGVFTEFICRFLVQQYPDSFTIERMKKNRGKRLYLDYVQHREGKTIVAPYSARGNNKGLIATPMLWEEVNEKLTPDLFTIPNVMARLNSIGNPFKDFRQAGEWQPFRSVLDQIKGKQV comes from the coding sequence CTGAAAATAAAAAACTGGAAACACGTAAATGTCATTCTTACAAAATTTGATCAGTCAAACGGTTTCTTAAATGGTGCAATTTATAAAGAAGATATGCTTTTGGAGATTGTGTCGTTTAAACATGGTTTATCTGAAGAAGAAAGCAAAACATTGATCGCCTTTTTTAAAACAAATGGAACACTGGTGACAAAAAGTATATTTGAAATTACTCCTTCAATTTGCGTATCCGTTGCCTGTATTGATTTTGACGGCAGTAAATTGAGAGAACCGCGCTTTCATTCTTTCCAGCATCATCTGGAGGTTTCGGATTGTAACTGGCACCAAATGCATAGACAGTTAAACCCGATTCCGGAAAAGGTAACAGTCACAAGTCCGGATAAACCGGTATTTCCTGCAACCAATATTACAAAAGATGATTACTTATATTATTTGCAGACGGTTGCACCGATGATGCTGCCTTTTCTGAAGGACCGTTTATTGACGGTCATCCGTTATCCGCACGGGGTTCCAGGAGAAAGCTTTTATCAGAAAAACTATCCAGATAAATTGCCGGATTTTATGAAGACAAAGTTAGTGGACGACACCCATTTTATTTTATGTAATAATATTGAGTCCCTTTTATGGTTGGGCAATCAGCTCGCATTGGAATTCCATATTCCATTTCAGCCGGTTACTACAGAACAGCCGACAGAAATTGTCTTTGATTTGGATCCACCATCCGTTGAAGAATTTGGAATGGCGGTAGATGCTGCATTGAAGTTCAAATCGATTTTGGATTATTTTGAACTGACAAGCTTTGTCAAAACGTCAGGCGGTAAAGGTATGCAAATTTATATTCCATTGCCGCTCAACACATTCTCCTATGAAGAAACGGGTGTGTTTACGGAGTTTATATGCCGATTCCTCGTTCAGCAATATCCTGATTCGTTCACAATCGAGAGGATGAAGAAAAACAGAGGAAAGAGGCTGTATTTGGATTATGTCCAGCATAGGGAAGGGAAAACGATTGTTGCACCCTATTCAGCACGCGGCAATAATAAAGGATTGATCGCCACACCGATGTTATGGGAAGAAGTAAACGAAAAATTAACGCCCGATCTTTTCACTATTCCGAATGTGATGGCGCGTTTAAATAGCATAGGCAATCCCTTTAAAGATTTTAGGCAAGCGGGTGAGTGGCAGCCATTCCGATCTGTTCTTGATCAAATAAAGGGGAAGCAAGTGTAG
- a CDS encoding uroporphyrinogen-III decarboxylase: protein MEETKFADLDRDKIGEIKKLEQKLNVTLIAYDLSPSHQAHHEESPIVINPS from the coding sequence GTGGAAGAAACGAAATTTGCCGATTTGGATCGCGATAAAATCGGAGAAATTAAGAAACTGGAACAAAAATTAAATGTTACTTTGATTGCTTATGATTTATCCCCGAGTCATCAAGCCCATCATGAGGAATCCCCAATTGTGATTAATCCTTCTTAA
- a CDS encoding AraC family transcriptional regulator → MDTRETLQMILEFIDENITENISPDILAAQAGYSTWHFSRVFQWGTGYSVMNYVRNRRLAFAAHELSSGKRILDISIEYGFETHSGFSKAFRRFYGCSPGTYRLHAHSTRPFPPSLSCTYKYFIGGIVMEPKFVTLPAIKLAGYAIKTTATGGENSTAIPAFWDDYISGGRMEKLHSENFIKKHDEYGVCFPEDPTTGEFEYVIGVELKDGAEIAGEYHVREVSPATYAVFSTPPSDATNFVAAIQGTWNFIFNEWFPKSGYEYAPGCNDFELYDDRCMLDEGKVCDIYIPVVKTQK, encoded by the coding sequence ATGGACACAAGAGAAACTTTACAGATGATTTTAGAGTTTATTGACGAGAATATCACTGAAAACATTAGTCCGGATATTTTGGCTGCACAAGCTGGCTATTCAACTTGGCATTTCAGTCGAGTATTCCAATGGGGTACCGGATATTCGGTGATGAACTATGTCCGGAACCGCCGCCTTGCGTTTGCTGCACATGAACTTTCATCGGGCAAGCGGATTCTCGATATTTCAATAGAATACGGGTTTGAAACTCACTCTGGATTCAGTAAAGCTTTTCGGCGATTTTACGGCTGTTCACCAGGAACTTACCGTCTGCATGCGCACAGTACTCGTCCGTTTCCGCCAAGCCTTTCCTGCACGTACAAATACTTTATCGGAGGAATTGTTATGGAACCTAAATTTGTCACACTGCCTGCAATTAAACTAGCTGGTTATGCCATTAAAACGACGGCAACTGGCGGCGAAAACTCTACCGCAATCCCGGCTTTTTGGGACGACTATATAAGTGGCGGAAGAATGGAAAAACTTCATTCGGAAAACTTTATTAAAAAGCACGATGAATACGGTGTATGCTTCCCGGAAGATCCGACAACCGGAGAATTTGAGTATGTAATCGGGGTCGAACTGAAAGACGGTGCTGAAATTGCTGGTGAATACCATGTTCGTGAAGTATCTCCCGCAACTTATGCGGTCTTTTCAACACCTCCTTCTGATGCCACAAACTTTGTAGCTGCTATTCAAGGAACATGGAATTTTATTTTTAATGAATGGTTCCCTAAGTCTGGTTACGAATATGCACCGGGTTGTAATGATTTTGAATTGTACGATGACCGTTGTATGCTTGATGAAGGAAAAGTTTGTGATATTTATATTCCGGTAGTTAAGACTCAAAAATAA
- a CDS encoding acyl-CoA thioesterase, with product MFISETTVEVRYAETDQMGVVYHANYLVWCEIGRTQIVKDLGFNYAKLEEDGYLSPVMDFSIQYKAAMRYGQTATVRTWIEEHTKLRTTYGYEILHEDGTVAVTAKSQHILVKKENFRPVALKKIDAAWDAKYAEVAKIQS from the coding sequence ATGTTTATTTCAGAAACAACAGTAGAAGTCCGTTATGCTGAGACAGATCAGATGGGTGTCGTTTATCATGCCAATTATCTCGTTTGGTGCGAAATCGGGCGAACGCAAATCGTGAAGGATTTAGGGTTTAACTATGCAAAGCTTGAAGAAGACGGCTATTTATCGCCTGTTATGGATTTCTCGATTCAATATAAAGCGGCGATGCGCTATGGACAAACGGCTACGGTTCGCACATGGATTGAAGAACATACGAAGCTGCGCACTACATACGGCTATGAAATTCTGCATGAAGACGGCACCGTTGCAGTAACGGCGAAGTCTCAACATATTTTAGTGAAAAAGGAAAACTTCCGTCCGGTCGCTTTGAAAAAGATTGACGCGGCATGGGATGCCAAATATGCGGAAGTTGCGAAAATTCAAAGTTAA